The sequence below is a genomic window from Chloroflexota bacterium.
ATCTCGATGCCAAGCGTGTCCGACCATTCCTGGCGGTGCGGCACGCGGAACGGCCGCACAGTCAGGTTGTCCGTGAGGAACAGTTCGGCCTGCTCGTCGAACACGCGCAGCGTGATGTGCCCGTCGCGCACGAGCTGCGCCCACGGGCCATTATGAATGAGGAAGTCCGACATGGCGACGGTGCAGTAGACCGGCAGACCGTGCGTGGCCAATACTTCCTTGCCGAACTGGACGAGGCCGGTGTAGTGGCCGATGTGCGCGTGGGTCAGAATCAGTGCGTCGACCGGGTTGCGGTCGCTGCGCGCCGGCATATCGGGATGCGCCGCCAGCGCATCGAGTTGGCCGCGCACATCCGGCGTCGCGTCGATCAGGTAGCTGCGGCGCGCCTCCGTGTCGATGATGGCGAGGCAGGCCACGCGCCGCGCAAACGCCAGGTCGCGGCGCGCGCGCGCGCAGTACGGCGCGCGGCAGCCGAGGTGCGGCACGCCGCCATCTTGCGCGGTGCCGAGTACGATGACTTTGATCATGCCAGGTCGCTCCCTATCGTGATAAGTCCTCGTCGGATTATAGCACAGGGCGCCCGTGTCGCAGCGCTAAGATTGTTTGCGGTGCCCCATTTTTGACGAAGTTCCGCAGTTCCTATACAATTGACTATCAGACCAGCCGGCGCGTCGGGGGAGACCCCGATGTTTTTGTGTGGGATAACGGCTCGCCTACCGCCGCGACGGTATCGCGACACATTATGTTTGATAGTCTCAGCGACAAACTCCAAAACGTATTCCGGCGTATCCAGTCCAAGGGCGTGGTGCGCACCGAGGACGTCGAGTTGGCGCTCAAAGAAGTGCGCATGGCGTTGCTCGAAGCCGACGTCAACTTTCAGGTCGTCAAAACGTTCATCGCCAGCATCCGCGAGCGCGCCATCGGCGCGGAGGTGCTGGAAAGCCTGACGCCCGCCCAGCAGGTCATCAAGATCGTTCACGAGGAACTGATCAAGCTGCTCGGCGAGCCGGCGCCGCTGAATATCGACGGCCCGACCCCGCGCGTCATCATGATGGTCGGCCTGCAGGGCACCGGCAAGACGACCATGAGCGCCAAGCTGGGGCTTTACCTGCGCAAGAACGGGCAGCGCCCTCTGCTGGTCGCCGCCGACACGCGCCGCCCGGCCGCCATCACGCAGTTGCAGACGCTCGGCAAGCAGCTCGACATCCCGGTCTTTGCCGAGGGCGACAAGCTCTCGCCGCCCGAGATCTGCACGCACGCCGTCGCCTACGCCAAAGACAAGGCATACACGGTCGTCATTCTCGACACCGCCGGCCGCCTGCACATCGACGACGACCTGATGCGCGAGTTGGAGCAAGTCCGAGCGAACGCCAACCCGAACGAGGTCCTGCTGACGGTCGATGCGATGACCGGCCAGGACGCGGTCCGCTCGGCTGACGAGTTCAACAAGCGCACGCCCTTGACCGGCCTTGTGCTGACCAAGGTCGACGGCGACGCGCGCGGCGGCGCCGCCTTGTCGATCCGCGCGATCTCGCACGTGCCGATCAAGTTCATGGGCGTCGGTGAAAAGCCCGACGCGCTCGAGCCGTTCTATCCCGACCGCCTCGCCTCCCGCATTCTCGGCATGGGCGACGTGCTGACCCTGATCGAGAAGGCGCAGGAAAATCTCGACATGGAGATCGCGCGCGAGGCCGGCGAGAAGATGCTCGAGGGCCAGTTCGATCTCGACGACTTCCTCAAGCAGATGAAGCAGTTGAAGAAGATGGGGTCGATCTCGAACCTGTTCGGCATGATCCCGGGCATGTCGCGCATCAAGAACGAAATCGACGACGACGATATGAACTTGCAGATGAAGCGCGTCGAGGCGATCATCTCGTCGATGACCATGGATGAGCGGCGCAGCCCGCGCGTGCTCAACGCCAGCCGGCGCCGGCGCATCTCCAGGGGCAGCGGCACGAGTGTGCAGGAAGTCAACGAGTTGATGAAGCAGTTCCGCGAAATGCAAAAGATGATGGCGCAGATCCGCACGCCGGGCGGCATGCGCAACTTCATGAATATGTTCCGCTAGCCGGAGGACCGCATGGCAAAATGGAAGATTCAGGCCAACGATTCGCGCGATGTCGCGCCTGTCGAGCAGGTACCCGGCGCATTCCGCCGCGTGCTGGCGGACGGCGACCGGATGATGATCATCGAGTGGACGATGAAGGCCGGCGTCGTCGTGCCGGTTCACAATCACCCGCACGAGCAGTCCGGTTACATTGTCAGCGGCGAAATGGTCTTTCACTGCGACGGCAAGGACTTTCACCTGACACAGGGGATGGCCTACGTCGTCTCGGGCGGCACGCCGCATGCGGCGGATTTCCCGGTGGCATCGGTCGTGGTGGATATCTTCTCGCCTCCGCGCGAAGATTATCGCGGCGCGACCGCGTCAACCTATAAATTAAACGGCGCGGCAGTCGCCTCGAAACCGGCTGCCCGCAAGGCGGCGCCGAAGAAGACGCCCGCCCGCAAGCCGGCCGCGCGTAAAAGCACGGCCAAAGCGAAAACGCCCGCGCAGAGCCGCAAGCGCTGAGCCTTCCCTTAAGGACTGGCGCTTCACCCTCTCGGCTTGCCGGGGGCGTACGCAACCGTAGCGAGAACGTCACAATTATTCGGGAGAACACATGGCAGTCAAGATTCGCCTGCGCCGCATGGGCGCAAAGAAGCAGCCGGTCTACCGCGTTGTCATCGCGGAAGACAAGATGGCCCGGCAGGGCCGCTTCATTGAAAACATCGGCCAGTACAACCCGCGCACCGAGCCGCAGACGCTCATCATCGATGAGGCGCGCGCGCTCCACTGGTTGAGCGTCGGCGCGCAGCCGACCGAGTCGGTCTCGCGCCTGTTTCGGCGCACCAAGACGCTCGAAAAGTTTGCGCGTGTGAAAACGGGCGAAACGATCGAGCAGGTGCTCGCCGCGCCCGCCGCAACCCCGGCTGCATAGCCCGAGGAAATGCATGCGTGAACTAATCGAGTACATGGCGAAGGAACTGGTCGACCACCCGGACGAAGTCAAGGTGCGGGAGACCGGCGGGCATCACGGCACGATCTACCTGCACGTGGCTCAGGACGACCTCGGCCGGATCATCGGTCGCGGCGGGCGCATCGCCAACGCAATGCGCGTGCTGTTGAAGGTCGCCGCCATTCGCCAGGGCAAGCGCGTCACGCTCGAAATCAAGTAACCGCGTGGGCCGCAAGGCTCGCGCACAGTTCGCTCAATCAACCACAGATGCGCCGCTCGGGCGCAGCGCCGTATGGCTGCGCCTGGCGCATGCGCGTCTGTGGTTGTCTCTTTTCTCACCAGACTATGCCTGCACCAGACAAGCTGATCATCGGTCGCGTGGTTGGCGCATTTGGCCTGCTCGGGGATATGAAGGTCGCGATCGAGACCGACTTCCCTGAACGCTTCAAATCGCTGGCCGCTGTTTTCATTGGCAACGAACGCTTTGAAGTCGAGCGCGGCCGGCTGCACCCGCCGCACGCGCTCGTCAAGGTCAAAGGTGTCGAGACGCCCGAGCACGCCGCCACGTTCAAAGGCGGCGAAATGAGCGTCGATGTCAGCGACGCGGTCCCGCTGAAGCCGGGCCAGCACTACGTCTACGAGATCGAGGGGCTGGCCGTTGAAACCACGGCCGGCGAGGCGCTCGGCCGCGTCATCGAAGTCTGGAAGACCGGTGCCAACGCTGTCTACCTGGTGCGCGACGAAGCCGGCACGGAGATACTGCTGCCGGCAATCCCTCAGGTCGTGCGCAGCGTGGATGTCGCAGCCGGCAAGATGATTGTCGAACTGCTGGAGGGCTTGCGCTAACCTTCGGCACAGTCCGCATAACCTGACGATCAATTTGCCACTTGACCGGCAGACCAACTTCGTGATATGCTGGCTGGGTGTCTGACCCGCGATACTGGCTCGCGTTCAATCTCGCGCAGGGTGTCGGCCCGGTCAAAACGCGCGCGCTGATCGCCTACTTCGGCGATCTGCAGTCGGCGTGGCAGGCCGGCACCGACGAGTTGACCCGAGCCGGGCTCGATCGGCGGGCCGTCGACAACATTGCGCAGGCGCGCGCAACGCTCGATCTGGACCAGCACCTCGCGCGACTGGAACGCGCCGAGACCCGCTTGCTGACATGGGATGATCCGGACTACCCGGAGCGGCTCGCGCAGATCGCAGACCCGCCGCCGGCGTTGTACTGTCGCGGCGAGATCAGATCCGAAGACTCGTTCGCCGTCGCCATTGTCGGCACGCGCCTTCCGACGGCGTACGGCAAAGAGGCGGGGCGCGCACTGGCCACCGAACTGGCGCGCAACCGGATCACGATCATCAGCGGGCTGGCGCGCGGCATCGACCTGATCGCCCACCAGGCCGCGCTCGATGCGGGCGGCCGCACCATCGCGGTGCTCGGTTCGGGCGTCGATGTCATTTACCCGCCTGAGGCGCGTCCGCTGAGCGAGCAGATCGTCCAGCGCGGCGCCATCGTGAGCGACTACCCGCTGGGTACCGGACCCGACGGCCGCAACTTCCCGCCGCGCAATCGCATCATCAGCGGCATGAGCCTCGGCACCGTCGTCATTGAAGCCGGGCTCGATTCCGGCGCGCTGATCACTGCCGCGTTCGCGCTGGACCAGGGCCGCGAAGTGTTCGCTGTGCCCGGCAGTATCTACAGTAAGACCAGCCTCGGCGCCAACCGCCTGATCCAGCAGGGAGCAAAGCTGGTGACACGCGCTGAAGACATACTTGAGGAGTTGCACCTCGAGCACGCCGCGCAGGAAGCAGCCTCGCGCGAGGTGCTGCCGGAAGACGAGACCGAGCGCGCGCTCTACACCGCGCTGTCGCAGGAGCCGGCGCACGTTGACGACCTGGGACGCTCGCTCCAGCAGCCGGTCTCGGCCATCACCGCCACGCTAACCCTGATGGAGCTTAAAGGCTCGGCGCGCCACGTGGGTGGCATGTATTACGTGCGCGTATCATGACGCGCAATCCGGAACATCGAAACTTGAACGCTACCAACCTTTACGCCGTCATCCTGGCCGGCGGCAGCGGCACGCGGCTCTGGCCGCGCAGCCGCGGCGGCCATCCCAAGCAGTTCCTGGACCTGGCCGGCGACCGGACGATGATCCAGCAGACGGTCAACCGCGTCCGGCCGCTGATACCGCTCGACCGCATCTATTTTCTGGTCGGCAGCCGCCATGCCGCGCAGTTGCGCGAGCAGTTGCCGGGCGTGCCGGCGAACAACGTCATCGTCGAGCCGTCCGCGAAGGGGACGGGCCCATGCGTCGGGTTGGCCGCCATGCTGATCCGCCAGCGCGACCCGAACGCCACGATGACCAGCCTGCACGCCGACCACTTCATCCGTGACGAGGCGGGCTTCCGAACGTCGCTGCAAACGTGCCACGCCCTGGCCCAGCGCGGCCTGCTGGTCACCATGGGCGCCGCGCCAACCTACCCCGAAACGGGGTACGGCTATATCGAGCGCGGGGATGCGCTGGAGCCTGCCTGCGCTCAGGCGGCTTACCGCATCGCGCGCTTCACGGAGAAGCCGGATCGCGACACGGCCGAGCGCATGATGGCCACCGGGCGCTACTACTGGAACACCGGCATGTTCACCTGGCGCGTGGACACCATCCTCGACGCGTTCAGGCAGCACATGCCCGCGTTCAGTGCACAGCTCGATACGATTGCGCAGGCGCCGGAGCAACTGCCCGCCATCTGGACGCAGGTCGTCAACGAGACGATCGACCGCGGCATCATGGAGCGCGCCACGAACGCCGCCGTGCTGCCGATTGATATCGGCTGGAGCGACATCGGTTCCTGGGCCTCCCTGCATGATCTGCTGCCCGCCGACGCAAACGGCAATGTCGTGCTCGGCGACCACGTCGCAATTGACACGCACGGCTCCTTTATCCGGTCGAATGGCAAGCTGATCGCCACGCTCGGGGTCAGCAACCTGATTGTCGTCGAGACCGATGACGCGATCCTCATCTGCCCGAAAGATCGCGCCCAGGACGTCAAACTCGTCGTCGACCAGCTCAAGGCCGATCGGCGCGACGCTTTGCTGTGAGCCAGTCAACCATGCCAGACCACCGACACGCCAGCGAGCTGGACCTGCACGCCGAGTCCATCTTACAGATGGAGTTCGAGTATGCGCGCGAAACCGTCGAGCAGAACCTCGAAGACCGCCGCAAAGTGGTCGAGTTCTATGTCGTGATTGCGGGCGCGCTCGCCACACTGGCGCTGGCACTCGCGCAACTGGACGCCAGCCGCGCGCCAGGCATCTCCCAAACCGATTCGGTCATCGGCGTCACCGGCCGCCTGCCGTCGCCGGTCTATGCGGTCATCTTCTGGGTCGTCGGCCTGACCGGACTGTTCACGCTGTTTCATCTGATCCGGCTACGCCAGTCTTTCCAGGACAGCCTGCTGACGATGAACCGGATCAAAGACTATTACATCAAGCAGTACCCGCTGCTGTCCGAAGCGCTGCGCTGGCGCAACGAGACCATGCCGCCGCTCAATCGCGTCGGCTCGATCACGTTCATCCTTTCGCTGTTCGTGGTACTGGTTGACAGCATCGGCTTCGGCATGGGGATGCTGTTCGTGGACGCCCGGCTCAGCATACCGCTGCCTGCGCTGGGCGCCATCGCCGGCGCGCTCGCGTTCGGCTGGCAAGCCATCATATACTTCTGGATGTTGCGCGAATAGCGACCAACGCCGACCAC
It includes:
- the dprA gene encoding DNA-protecting protein DprA, encoding MSDPRYWLAFNLAQGVGPVKTRALIAYFGDLQSAWQAGTDELTRAGLDRRAVDNIAQARATLDLDQHLARLERAETRLLTWDDPDYPERLAQIADPPPALYCRGEIRSEDSFAVAIVGTRLPTAYGKEAGRALATELARNRITIISGLARGIDLIAHQAALDAGGRTIAVLGSGVDVIYPPEARPLSEQIVQRGAIVSDYPLGTGPDGRNFPPRNRIISGMSLGTVVIEAGLDSGALITAAFALDQGREVFAVPGSIYSKTSLGANRLIQQGAKLVTRAEDILEELHLEHAAQEAASREVLPEDETERALYTALSQEPAHVDDLGRSLQQPVSAITATLTLMELKGSARHVGGMYYVRVS
- the rimM gene encoding 16S rRNA processing protein RimM, with protein sequence MPAPDKLIIGRVVGAFGLLGDMKVAIETDFPERFKSLAAVFIGNERFEVERGRLHPPHALVKVKGVETPEHAATFKGGEMSVDVSDAVPLKPGQHYVYEIEGLAVETTAGEALGRVIEVWKTGANAVYLVRDEAGTEILLPAIPQVVRSVDVAAGKMIVELLEGLR
- a CDS encoding cupin domain-containing protein; amino-acid sequence: MAKWKIQANDSRDVAPVEQVPGAFRRVLADGDRMMIIEWTMKAGVVVPVHNHPHEQSGYIVSGEMVFHCDGKDFHLTQGMAYVVSGGTPHAADFPVASVVVDIFSPPREDYRGATASTYKLNGAAVASKPAARKAAPKKTPARKPAARKSTAKAKTPAQSRKR
- the ffh gene encoding signal recognition particle protein gives rise to the protein MFDSLSDKLQNVFRRIQSKGVVRTEDVELALKEVRMALLEADVNFQVVKTFIASIRERAIGAEVLESLTPAQQVIKIVHEELIKLLGEPAPLNIDGPTPRVIMMVGLQGTGKTTMSAKLGLYLRKNGQRPLLVAADTRRPAAITQLQTLGKQLDIPVFAEGDKLSPPEICTHAVAYAKDKAYTVVILDTAGRLHIDDDLMRELEQVRANANPNEVLLTVDAMTGQDAVRSADEFNKRTPLTGLVLTKVDGDARGGAALSIRAISHVPIKFMGVGEKPDALEPFYPDRLASRILGMGDVLTLIEKAQENLDMEIAREAGEKMLEGQFDLDDFLKQMKQLKKMGSISNLFGMIPGMSRIKNEIDDDDMNLQMKRVEAIISSMTMDERRSPRVLNASRRRRISRGSGTSVQEVNELMKQFREMQKMMAQIRTPGGMRNFMNMFR
- a CDS encoding KH domain-containing protein, yielding MRELIEYMAKELVDHPDEVKVRETGGHHGTIYLHVAQDDLGRIIGRGGRIANAMRVLLKVAAIRQGKRVTLEIK
- the rpsP gene encoding 30S ribosomal protein S16, whose product is MAVKIRLRRMGAKKQPVYRVVIAEDKMARQGRFIENIGQYNPRTEPQTLIIDEARALHWLSVGAQPTESVSRLFRRTKTLEKFARVKTGETIEQVLAAPAATPAA
- a CDS encoding MBL fold metallo-hydrolase encodes the protein MIKVIVLGTAQDGGVPHLGCRAPYCARARRDLAFARRVACLAIIDTEARRSYLIDATPDVRGQLDALAAHPDMPARSDRNPVDALILTHAHIGHYTGLVQFGKEVLATHGLPVYCTVAMSDFLIHNGPWAQLVRDGHITLRVFDEQAELFLTDNLTVRPFRVPHRQEWSDTLGIEIEGPSQKLIYITDIDRWSDWVRDVHEAVSGCDIALLDGTFFSGDELPGRDMSTVPHPLISETMERLADLTASRHIAFTHLNHTNPVQDADSAQRHDLEALGFHVVDELQEFVL
- a CDS encoding mannose-1-phosphate guanylyltransferase; this translates as MNATNLYAVILAGGSGTRLWPRSRGGHPKQFLDLAGDRTMIQQTVNRVRPLIPLDRIYFLVGSRHAAQLREQLPGVPANNVIVEPSAKGTGPCVGLAAMLIRQRDPNATMTSLHADHFIRDEAGFRTSLQTCHALAQRGLLVTMGAAPTYPETGYGYIERGDALEPACAQAAYRIARFTEKPDRDTAERMMATGRYYWNTGMFTWRVDTILDAFRQHMPAFSAQLDTIAQAPEQLPAIWTQVVNETIDRGIMERATNAAVLPIDIGWSDIGSWASLHDLLPADANGNVVLGDHVAIDTHGSFIRSNGKLIATLGVSNLIVVETDDAILICPKDRAQDVKLVVDQLKADRRDALL